TTGGTGGGATTTTCCTATCCTGACTCTTGCCGTGTTGGTCACAGCACTTCCTCTGTCTGACAATAAATACTTCCCCTTTTTCGCAACAGTGCATTCAGTTGtgtcagtgtctctcctgcctTCTCCATGCAGCAGGTGATTAGTGTCTGGGTGCGGGACCCACGGATACGAAAGAATGACTTCTGGCATGCCTACATAGACTATGAAATTTGTTTGCATGTAAGTAAAATGATAAGACGGAGTTGTTTTTATCCCAGTCAAACAGTGGTGCTTACTGTAACGTGTGTGTCCTGTTTTAGACTGACAGCGTGTGCTTCACTAAGAAGATCTCGAGCGTGAGAAGGAGGTACAGTGAGTTTGTATGGCTCAGGCAAAAACTACAAGCAAATTCACAGCTGATGTAAGTTCATTTACTGTGTACTGAGAAATACTTTGAGTGGAAAAAACAGAGCACATCTATTTTCAGTTCTCATGTCGAAAACAATCTCTTAAGTGGTTCCTGTCATTTTTGAGGTATATTTGTGTCTTTCGCAGGTTACAGCTGCCAGAACTGCCCTCAAAGAATCCCTTCTTCAGCCTGAACAACGCGCGACAGATCACCAAGCGGATGAAAGGGCTCCAGAAGTTCTTGGAACAGTAAGAATGATCTCACAGATCAATACACGTGACCTTTGACATACtacaacagaaacataacaaaACTGGCGTGTCAGAGTTTCCATAAACACAACATCTTGTGActgctgttttcacttcagCAATATACTGCATGCATTAACCTAAATTTGTTTATTGACCCAAATATCCAGGATTCTCCAGAGCCctgtgctgctgtctgacagCTGCTTGCACCTTTTCCTGCAGTCACAGCTCAGCGTGTCCAAGATAGAGGCCTGTGCTGCTGGAAGGACCCACTTCTCTGTGGCCCAGGCGGTCCAGGGCTGTGGCCTCAGAAGATTTCACTCTGAAGAGGATCTGCAGAAGAACCTCAGCCTGTGCTGTGACTCTGATTCAGACAGGTATTGTCATGCTTTCCAGTCTTTTTCCACTCTCAACATTCAGCTGTTTTATGTCTATTACCTCTAAAGGTAGAATTCTTTCAGCAAATCCTCTGTGTGACAGATTACATGAGAACTCAAATTCTAacacaaattcattttctgtacccattttttttttcttgttccaGCTCAGAGTGTAGATCTCCAGAGCCTCTGATTAAGGATTTGGCAATAAACAAAGCAAAGAGCACAGCCTCACTTGATCTCATGGGAAGCAGCCAAGAGGAAACCTTCAGCTGCTCATCTGGTTCTACATAAAACCATCACCTTCATATTACTGAGAGAAATGTTGGAGTCTATACACTTACATTCTGCACGACCTTTCGGACCTGCAAAGAGGGAAGTCACCTGTTACCCTGTCAGACTGCAATTTTTGCCACATATTTGCTCCTAATTATTATGTTCTCATTTAGTTAGAAAAGCATTTCAGTTTGAAACATGTACAGTGAAtagtaacaaaaataaagtaTTATTTATCTGAATATTGTCCGCATAGCTATAAAGCGGTAGCAACAAATTACCTGAAGATGGCAGTGTTGTTACATCCATCTGTATGAAATTGCTGTAACTGTctatatttactttataaacaAACTTAAAAGCAGCATCGTGAATCTTGGTCATTTATAATGTGAAGTTTGGACAGATATGTGCAGATAACAATGTGATATCTTAAGCAGTGACAGCATAATGTCTCTCTGCGGCTGAACTCCTCTTCCTAATAAAGTGTAAGGTGTGGGAAGCTTGTCATCTGGTGGCCACTGCAGTGCTTAGCAGTATGACATGTGTAATAGGGTCTCTGCAGAGTATTCAGACAGCCCTCCCTTGTCAGGTGTGTGGCTGGTAGGAGGGTCCTGTGGGATCCCAATGGACTTGCTCCTGTCTGAGAGGGCTACCAGGTAGACAGACTACATTGCTCCCTGTTGAACAAAATGCCAGCTGCACTGACAAGCCACCTTTTCTATCTGTCACTTTAGCTTTGTATTTGTATGAGCCATTTCACTAGAGTCACGTATCTCTGTGTGTctactcctgtgtgtgtgtgtgtgctgtgaacCCATACGCATGCTCCCATAGTGAGCAGCACCGTGCTTCATGGTGCTTATGCAGAGGTAACGACCACTAAACAGAGTGATGGCAAACTCACGTGTCTTCACAGCTAATTAGGTTagctttgtctctctgcagccgTTGTGATGTTCATTATAAATTCAGAACAGGAGCAGACAAAAGGTTCGTAATGAGGGAGGGGGTTTGGAGGTGCAGAGAGGTGACGTCACCTCAGGCCCGCTCTGCTTTGAGCGCTGGAGCAGTTTGAACAGTAAGAAAGCC
The window above is part of the Lates calcarifer isolate ASB-BC8 linkage group LG15, TLL_Latcal_v3, whole genome shotgun sequence genome. Proteins encoded here:
- the snx10b gene encoding sorting nexin-10B encodes the protein MREETDSLANQQVISVWVRDPRIRKNDFWHAYIDYEICLHTDSVCFTKKISSVRRRYSEFVWLRQKLQANSQLMLQLPELPSKNPFFSLNNARQITKRMKGLQKFLEQILQSPVLLSDSCLHLFLQSQLSVSKIEACAAGRTHFSVAQAVQGCGLRRFHSEEDLQKNLSLCCDSDSDSSECRSPEPLIKDLAINKAKSTASLDLMGSSQEETFSCSSGST